Proteins encoded by one window of Haematobia irritans isolate KBUSLIRL chromosome 2, ASM5000362v1, whole genome shotgun sequence:
- the LOC142224065 gene encoding uncharacterized protein LOC142224065 encodes MLSKKYSFLLLTIIGMIVTSQGRLLKFNDVTIKIGKGHFRCDKLACPRSTDRCVVIKENQANDLSHLMRSNICYSKSNKILKESLTYETVKGDREIRQMYEVHRNGQTNIIASNDFDEMKFKKEFSKFEKGLTKNMEKLHKNIEKIEHKLEHMFA; translated from the exons ATGTTATCCAAGAAATATTCATTTCTCCTGCTGACCATCATTGGTATGATAGTCACATCTCAAGgacgtttattaaaatttaatgatgttaccataaaaattggaaaag GTCATTTCCGTTGTGACAAATTGGCATGTCCTCGCTCTACCGATCGTTGTGTTGTGATTAAAGAAAACCAAGCCAACGATTTGTCTCATCTCATGCGTTCCAATATCTGTTATTCCAAATCAAATAAGATCTTAAAAGAATCTCTCACTTATGAAACGGTGAAAGGAGATCGAGAAATTCGCCAAATGTATGAAGTTCATCGAAATGGTCAGACGAATATAATTGCCTCAaatgattttgatgaaatgaaattcaaaaaagaattttcaaaatttgaaaaaggtcTTACAAAGAATATGGAAAAACTGCATAAAAATATAGAGAAAATCGAGCATAAATTGGAGCATATGTTTGCATAA